The segment AACTGATTTCAATCTCATGGATGCGGTTTTGCAATCAGAATACGAACTCTTGCATACCAATAACAGTCAAATGACTATGGATTCCTGTTGGCTACCATATAAAGTACGGTCATttcaaaacaatatattattaGCCCAACTTGTTGCTAAAATGAAATGTAACAACCGAGATGATAATATCGTTTTCACAACTACCATGTATAAACATTATTTGTTTCAACTTCCTTATGTGACATGATATCTACCACATATATAGACAAAATTCTACATTTCAGTTTCTCTCTAAAGTGACATTTACCACATTCATAGCTAAATTTTTTTTCACAACTAGCAAGAGGAGATAGGGTACCTGAGTGATGAGGAGGATAGCCAGCAGGAGGATAACCAGCATGACCAGGCGCAGGAGGATAACCACCATAACCAGGAGCAGGAGGGTAGGCACCAGGTGGAGGTGGGTATGCACCCGGAGGATAACCAGGTGCAGGTGGGTAGGCACCAGGTGGTGGGGGAGGGTAAGCTTGTTGTGGTGGGTATCCAGCTGGTGGATAAGCCCCAGGACCTGGCGGGTATCCAGCGGGTGGGTACCCAAAAAAACCTTTGTCTTTGTCTTCCTCACCTCCCATGTTTTCTCTcaatcaacaaaacaaaacctacaaaaaaaaagacaataataAATTCGATTTAGGTTAAGATTCggacaaaacaaaacattagCTTGAATCCTTTTCATCAGAGGATCAAGCAGAGACATAAGCTTCATAGATTAGGTCAGAGATCAATGAAATTATTAATTCCCAATAAAACTGCACAACCGAAGGATCAGAACAAGCGAAGCCATAGATTGTTTTGATCACAGGAACATAAGCTTCATTGTTTTGATCACAGGAACAAAAGTGGGagtaataaaataatcaaactaAAGGGAAAAATATGAGAGATCTCTTACCCGCGACGAATCGCGAAACAATGTCGAAACTGGATTGGAAcagaaaacaaaacagaagaTATTTGGAGATATGTATTGATGGGGGTTTGCTTAAGCCATAGATTTATTTCCTTAAGCGGCACGGtttccaaaataatatatattttgatcttATGGTCCTCGTATTTTGAGTATGATTCCTAATTGGACACATATTCCTCATAAATAATAAGAGAGTTCAGGTCTTCCAGGAACGATACATCACTACAGCAGACATGTAATGGTGGTAGTAACGGTTTATTCAGAACTTATTTGAAATCTTTAGTGAATTTTGGTTAATTGTATAGTTTGCTTCTTAGTTCTTACAATTCGAGCTGCCCATACTATAACTTGTGGGGCGCTTATGAAGTATTATAAAATATGGGGGGTCAAAGGAGATAAAGATAAGAATACTTTTGTTACGTAAATATTTAGCGTTGCGGGAACGCGTAATGAATGGACCCGTGATCACTACCAACATGCATGCGTTAGTTGGGTGATGTATATAAGTACTCTTTTTTAAATGAGAAAAATGCGTAAAGGATCGAAGAATCTACACGAAATTATTATTACTACTTTCTGAATTCTTTTATAACAAACTAAACGTCAGATTAACTAACACATAATGATACTGATTCCCCCAATATGTTCAATAGATAGATAGAACTCATGAAACTTCTTTGCTATGGAAACTACTAACTAGTACCAATAGGATTTACTGTAAAAAGTTGGAACTGACTTACCACATGTAAAAACACTTTTCAAGGGGCAATCGAGTAAAATTACAGAAAGGCTCTGCATAACTTACAAATACAAAGCATAAAGACTACTCAAAACAAAAGAGAGCTACTTTTGATCCATTACACTACCCATACATGTGCTACCGTGAAGGCTGAGACTTTGATCAGCAGAACCCAAAGGTACGTTCTAATTCCTGCTCACTCTCGCAGTTATATCCAAATTCAAAAGCTCGATCTGCGGTTAAAAGAAGAGACAGAACCATTCACTTACATGTAACAGATAAGAGGATGATAATACCACAGCGGGAGATAGATACGTACCAAAACGGCCCTTTTCTGTTAATATTTCAGCTTCTAGTTCAGCTTCTTCCTGTTCTGTGTCTGAATCAGTTTCTAAGACCAAACTGTCAGAACAAAGCCCCGAGATAGTACACACCATGCACCCACTGTCTGGACAAAATATCACTTCCTTGCAGTTCTCATCGCACACTGTTTAAAAGACCATAAAACAAAAAGGTAAGTTTGGAAAACACAAGCAAcacatttacatttttttacagCGTTTCATTATATCATACCATGAACATTTCCAGTCTCTTCGCATATGAACACATCGTCAATCTGATGGTAACCACATTTTGTTCCCAAACAAACGTGGCCAATCACAGCTTTATTGGTAAGTCCCTTGCTTTTCTTCCACAGAGATACTTTGTCAAGTACTGTTTTGTCAAGAACTACCCTGTCATCCACCATCTAAACAAAGAAACGTGAGAACACATAAAAAAATGATAgtagtgcaaaaaaaaaacaagtattaGATGTTACCTCGGAAGGAAGAGGAGCTTGGCTTCGCTTTGCAGCTTGCATTTGAACGTAATACACTTTAAAATCCGGTGGACAGCTTCTGACAAGTTCTATCATATCCTTCTCGTCACGCTAAAATTAAACAAAGAGAAAAGACTTCACTTGCAAGGAACTAATACATGTATGACATCTAATAGCAGCTTACAGACTATGTAACAACTCACATCGATATAAAGCTTCTTCCAAGCACATTCACGTAACATTCTAGTTGAAGGCATTAGTCCCCACCGGATACAATACCTGCAGAAAGGACCAATCATAAGGTGTATTGCTTTGTTTATGAGTACAaagtatttattttgaaaactatatTATCCACAAGACCACGGTAACATGAGAAGAGACTTACAGGCGACGCCATAAGGATTCATCAGAAGCGGTAAAGTTGAGAAATTTACACACTAAAGCGCATGACAGAAGATCCTGTAATAACCACATTCAATTTCGATTCTGAATCAAGAGAACAGTTACTAATATGTAGCTTGAGAATGCAAATGAAAGATACCTCAGAGGATAAGAACTTGAAGATGTGACGAAACAGCTCAGTAGGAACTTTGGTGAAATCTCCACTCTCTATCCTCTTTGCACCGTTTCTATCTTTATTGTTACCATTTTCCTTCTGATCTACAACCACCTTTGTTTTGTCTTTCTCAATACGTTGCCGTTTTGGTTCAGGTTCCTTCGTTTTTTCTTCATCCTCTACCTTCACAACCAcgaaaaaaaacacacacacatgcatcaataaaaaaaaaactgaaccttTCACAAGAAAACATAGCATGAACAAAGAGGTCTCACAATGGACATAAACCGAGAAGCATGAACCAAATAAGATCGACCAAACCCAAATTTGatgtaataaattaatatacacacAAACCCAGATCATGAATTATACGAAAAACATCGAATTTACAATCTAATTACAGATCGATAAGTTTAAGTTcaaaaagattgaaactttagaAAAAATCGAGATAACGACGAAAGCCATATACCGATGAGACTTCTGATTCGAGGAACCGAGCGAAGCACTCGTCTTCATCATCAGAGAGAGACATTTTTTGGGAGGTGAAGATCGGAGCTCCGGCGAGGACGGTGGATTTTATATGGGGGAGGAAGGGATAGAGAAACGAGAGGGTTGGGCGTTTGTGCCGGTGGCGTGAGATTGGAGACGATTTTGGGCCGAGCAGTGTTTATTAATGGGCCTTCGAAACCTTGAAAAATGGCCCATATATAGTCTTAAAGATATCCTACTCTCAACGTCATTATAATCATCAATCGGATTTTTCATTTGTACTAAAATGGCCTTTTAAGTTTATTAGTACTGTTTTAACAACCCGATGTTTTCGTTAATAAAATGACTTTTCCAGATGTATATAGTAATGCCGAGGACGACATCTGAGCTACAGATTTCCTATCTTTATAATTCTTTTCTCTGTCGACCACAAACAtgcattattatttatttatttttgtcaacCCACAAACGTGCATTTTTAATGCGGATTTGAGTAATAAATGTTATGCAATAATACTAGAACTAACACGTATTATTAGAAGGGTATGGTTGTTGTACTTTTCCTTTCTGGAAGCGGAACATTTGTGTTTGGATAAACAACTTAATTTCATGATTTTTTCATGCAACTCTATTcttattcatttaaatatatgatcaTAACAGATTATGACCCAAAAAAGCATAAAagattgaaattgtttttaggAACGGGTTGGTTTAAAAGAGAGTTAAAGTTCATTAGAATACATCTACATGTAATATCTAAAACagtatacaaatattaaaaaaaactaaaaagtaaataaacagaaaataaaactagtttaaataaaatcatcTCCAGTAGTCTCTCATTTTGAAAGAATacattaaaatgaaataaataattttaatggtacaccattaaaaaaaaaattaggatagCAAATAGTATTACATCAATTTAAatgaatactagattttgatccgcgctttcaaagcgcggaatcgtttctttttaaaatttcatttaaaataataaatatttgtctaatctatattttaataaattttatattttttataatcaatTAATAAATTTGGTGCTGTCTATTTTATCGATCTGATTTAAAACAAGGTGCTTAAGTTTGAGGAGTAATTTGGAGAGAAAATTGGGGGATCCTCTCTATATTATATGAAACTAATCACTAAATACAGTTACCATGATTTACATAATATATGGTAGCGAATATAAATTCAGTTACGAAAATGGATGTTATAGAGAATATTCTTTGAATTACTTTGTTTTGAATCCGAAAATTTATGAGTTTCTATTTGTTACTAATATAAATTCAGTTATCATgtcaaacaaaatatattctATGCGTAGTCAGCAAGTTAATTTAGTTAAATTGGAAAATTTTGTTTCTACATATTATCTTTTGAATTTATTGTATGTAGCAATTACGAAAATAGATGTTATAGAgaatattcttaaaaaaaaaaattatttgaatccGAATTTTTgtgagtttctatttattatgttttatatttatatttatataccaactttgataaatattaatattaaaatgtgttAAATATTATTGGCTGTTTAAAAGGTCAATAACATTGAGAACCAATGATTCCGAAATATGCTAACCCTATACTATTGAAAGACGAATTTCATATAAGACACAAGCATTATAATGAACATCCATATatttggtttgtgttttttgGACTACGGGTTTTTGATGGTGTTAATAGGGTTTGAATAGAGTTTTAGGGCATAGGGTTAGAACACAAACGAAAAAGATGGGTTAGTAAACATACACGAAATGAGCTTAAAAAACGATGGataattgtttaaattattGGACTGTTTTGTTTAGTTAGACATAAGCAAAATGTGTTGGATTTTTAATTTCCGAAAATcattaaaaacaattgaaaaatgTAGTGGaaatttttgtatttaattagAAAAGGTAATGGaaatttttgtaattaattagAAAAGCAAGGGGTATAATCATAAGAAgaattctgctttaatagtatagattattcaTAAACTTACTTTGATGttaatcttgttttttttaaatgctacTTAAATTGTATACAACTTTTtgtcaattatataatttattgcatagttaaataaaatgaaatacattaacataaaaacatattgcaaacattttaaaaaatgttgaGGAAATATATCAGAATCACACTTCAAAAAAGAAGGAAATATAAACACAATAAATTGAGTCAATTAGCTAAATAACCACAAAGAAGTTAGAAATTAGGTGAATACACATGATGCGACAAGTTGTGTGTCTAACAACTAAGGTATGATGTTGTGGGATTTAGGGTATTTAGTTAATTAAGGGAAAAGTTATGTATATGGGATGCAATTTCACATAAATTAATGTGATGATTTGATGTGttaataagaaagaaaaaaaatctgcactgtcagaaaaataatataatatataactaaaaatggCTAAACACTTTCTTTGTAGAAACTCTTCTTTGTAATTGTCTTtcaatgtctttttttttctttcttaaaaagCATTGTTCTTCTTAATAATAAGAACAACCCAACAACTACGAAATTACAAAGAAGATAATTCTGACTTCAAAACAGAGCAAACAAATAATCTCAAAAAGGATTAGAATTTAGATTTTGGTTCTCTTTCTCTGGTCGGAGACAGAAAGGTAAGAAAGATGGCAGCTCCGGTGATCACAAACGGCGGCGAAGCGACGGAGAGGCAAGCTCGAATGGCGCATTCAGCAATGACCTTGGTTCAGCTAATTAATGGCGCTTATCATGTGATTACGAAAGTAGCTCTTAACGTTGGAATCAATCAGCTCGTCTTCTGTGTCTTCCGCGATCTTATTGCTCTCTCCATCCTCGCTCCTCTCGCTTTTTTCCGCGAAaggtttcatttttttctttttatttggtcAATGCAATTTCTTGATGATTGGGTTACATGTAATGTTCTGTTTTTAAGACAAAAAGGAATAACCATAGTTGTTCTTTTGATGGTCTTGTAGAGGGATAAGACCTCCTATGAGTAGAAGGGTTCTCTTTTC is part of the Brassica rapa cultivar Chiifu-401-42 chromosome A09, CAAS_Brap_v3.01, whole genome shotgun sequence genome and harbors:
- the LOC103839128 gene encoding glycine-rich protein A3 → MGGEEDKDKGFFGYPPAGYPPGPGAYPPAGYPPQQAYPPPPPGAYPPAPGYPPGAYPPPPGAYPPAPGYGGYPPAPGHAGYPPAGYPPHHSGHAAGIGGMIAGAAAAYGAHHIAHSSHGPYGHAAYGHGFGHGHGYGYGYGHGHGKFKHGKFKHHGGKFKHGRHGMFGGGKFKKWK
- the LOC103839127 gene encoding F-box protein SKIP31, with product MSLSDDEDECFARFLESEVSSVEDEEKTKEPEPKRQRIEKDKTKVVVDQKENGNNKDRNGAKRIESGDFTKVPTELFRHIFKFLSSEDLLSCALVCKFLNFTASDESLWRRLYCIRWGLMPSTRMLRECAWKKLYIDRDEKDMIELVRSCPPDFKVYYVQMQAAKRSQAPLPSEMVDDRVVLDKTVLDKVSLWKKSKGLTNKAVIGHVCLGTKCGYHQIDDVFICEETGNVHVCDENCKEVIFCPDSGCMVCTISGLCSDSLVLETDSDTEQEEAELEAEILTEKGRFDRAFEFGYNCESEQELERTFGFC